In Oreochromis aureus strain Israel breed Guangdong linkage group 17, ZZ_aureus, whole genome shotgun sequence, the genomic stretch TAATTCTTCATAGGATAGATTAAGCATGAAGATATTTGGTTCATGCTCACATGATGGGGAATCTCTAAGTTCATACAGTACTGTTATCAATGCACACGCACTTTGTCGGCCACTAAGTCACACTCCGGTGAAACCGTCAGGGCGACTTGGGGTTCAAAGTCCTGGTTAAAGATACTTCAGCATGTGGACTGCAAGAGCCTGGGAACAATCCACCCACCTTCACCCAAGGAATTAACCTCACTTCCTGTTCTTAGATGATaggagtggcacctggtgtggtcttctgttgcTGCAGTCCATCTACTTCAAGGTTTGAGTTGCTCTTCTGTATAGCTTGGTTATAAAAAGCAGATcggcagtttctgaaatgctgGAACCAACAATAATGATGCATTCAAAGTCTCTTAAATCACCTTTCGCCTTCATTCTGATGCTGTTTGATCAGGAGGTCATGCACTGAGgtgctgtcatgtgattggctgattagaaatCTATTTTAACAAGTGGCTGAacatgtgtacctaataaagtggctggtgagcgTATATTTAATGCATCCAATTGATTTTGTTCAAGTCAGCTCCTCCATCACGTACATTTCATGTATTGCTTCCACCCAGTATTCAGCCGTACGCACCTCTGTCCTCGGGTATGTTTTTTATTgactttttagttttttgcttGAAATCAGCATTATTATCCCAGACATGAGTCTAGTGTTTATTTCCCCTAAATATCTCCAATGTATTGTGTAAATTTCCTTAATGCTTGAATAAAAAGAGATTCAGTTGAACATTCACCTCAATATCTTGTGTGTGCAAGTGCAATTAATAAGCAAAAATGTCAAGTTGAAGTTgacttttaaattgtttttgctaGCTGTCCCAATAATATCATTGTCTTGCCATGTTATGAAGTCAGAAGGAGCTTTAAAAATGGATAAGATGGATGGGACAATGAAAACCTGACACTGCAGCAGTTGCTGCAGGTGGCTTGGCTGTGCAGAGTGGCTTCAAACAACAGTTACATCTGTCTCTGCTGAGAATGTCCATCATGTGTACCGAAAGGTAGTAAAAGTTTGTGTTTAATAATAGTGACATGTGAACCGTCTCCATAGCAAGCTAGCTAGTTAACTCCAGCTATTAACGAAAGCCAGAGTCAATTCTGAGTTAAGATCATAAAATAGCCAAAACACTATTTCATATAACAGATTACAAATTTACCAAGCATGCCGTCTCCtattaattattataattattattgtaatctaatgtcagtcaCAGGTAGGTGTCCAATAATCATTTAATCCACTAATTTGGGAAGTGCTGTTTGAATAATTGATAAAGAAAAAGATATTGGTATTGAAAAgaatttttattgtcttttacaCTCTTTGAgactacatttttttgtttacaaagaaaaaatcctttaaaaatagaagaaaaacaaaaactggcaGGGCCGATTTTTCAGATTTCAACTGATGTAGATGAACCACAAGAGCCAGCCGGCCTCTCATTTCATCACTCCTTCCCAtcttatattatttattaaaaaacaagtcTGTAGTCCTCTCATATACACGAGACACTAACACATAATCCAACATACATATATTACAATGAGAGATGTAACGCTTCAGAAGTGCTGGTGAATTCTCAGATTTTAAGGATTTCATCATAAAAAGATGCCTCCACAAACTGCatctaaaagatggatgtaTCCACCATGACATCATGTCATGAAGCCTCAAGCTGTTTTTTACCATCTTGGTGTTGAAACAAGTGGGGGAGCTTCTGCCCAGGATGTCAGACAGTAAATATACTTTGTTAATCCTCATCTGCCTTTATTACAGAGCCTAATGTACAAAATGTGCTTCACGTTTTATGAAATATAACCTAAAACCAGCGTTTGAGTCCAGAAACGAACAGGAAAGCGTTCACTGAGATCATGAATCAATAAACTCCATACAACCCAGAGGAGTCGCCTCCTGCTGGTCATTAAAAAGACTGCAGGCTTCAATTTTCAGACCTTAAAGCCATTTTTTTTGCAGTCCTCTGCTGCGTCCCGCAGTGCAACTGGAGCATTACCACTGACGCACCACATAAGCGCAACATTAGACTTGAATCTAATGGCAGACTCATCTTGTACAGTATAACGCACAGTAAAGTTACACAACCCTCTTTAAACCAAAACCTAATCAACTCATTTTCACTCAAATTTTCTCCTCACAGGTGTTTCTGGACATTTTTTCACCTATGTGACTTCTCATGTGGGAGGTTAGGCTCCCCGCCTGACTGAAACTTTCCCCACATTTCTCACAAACGTACGGCTTCTCGCCTGTGTGGACTCTCATGTGGACCTTCAAGGAAGAGGTGTAGGCGAAGTCCTTCTGGCATATTTGGCATGAGTACGGCTTCTCGCCCGTGTGAATCCTCGTGTGACTCCTCAACCTGGAAAGGCGAATGAACCTCTTCCCGCAGGTGTTACAGACGTGAGGCTTCTCGTCCGTGTGTGTCCTCATGTGCCTTTTAAGCTTTGAGGCGTTGATAAATCTATTCCCGCAGGTGGTGCAGAGGTAAGGCCTCTCGCCCGTGTGGGTTCTCATGTGGCAGAGAAAGCTGTTGCTGTGGAAGAAACGTTTGCCGCAGGTTACGCAAGAATGCCGCTTCTCGCCGGTGTGTATGGCCCTGTGCCTCCTGAACGCCGACGGGTCGTTAAAGCTTTTTCCGCAGGTGATGCAGAGGTACGGCTTTTCCCCCGTGTGCGTTCTcatgtgcagcagcagcttatCGCTTTTTCTGAACGTTTTGCCGCACTTTTCACAGAAGTACGGCCTCTCAAATGTGTGGCTTTTCATGTGGAGCTTGAAGGAAGCGCTGTAGCCGAAAACCTTCCCACATGTCATGCAGGAATACGGCCCGTTGTCTGTGTCTgcgttgttacagacctcctttGGTTTTGGTTCCATTTTTAAGGGCATTCCTGAGTTGACTCCTTCCTGTTCTCGACTCTCAGGTACAGAACAGGACAGAAGCTCGGCACTGCCCTCACAAACAGGAGTCACCATGAAGGCATCACTTTCCTGCTTTAGCACAAGCTGCTCTCCTTTCTCACTAATGCacagctcctcctgctcctctttAATCAGTGAAGGTTTTTGATCCTCCGGATCCAGACTGGCATTCTTCTCCTGGATAGAgatttcctcttcctcctccttctttgtACAGATACAGCGTTGGTCTAGAGGGACAAAGGGACACGAGAGAAAACGTGAGCAGATTGTTATTTGGGATGTGACGGTGTGGAGAGACATTTGCCTCATAAAGGTTACAAATGCATACGATGTGATCTGCAAGTGTAAAGTAAGATTTACAAACGTTTCCTCTTTTACATAAACAGACTGCAGTTCAGCCTTGTGTTAAGGCTGAAGCCCCAGTGTGGCACAGATTAGTTAGCATATACTCACTTCAGGGGATGATCCACAGGGATGTGCaaccatgattttttttccccagcacGTTTAACATGTAGCAGCAGACTATTTAAATTAACCTTCGCAGGTTACTGTGTACTGTTTGTAATTGATAAACCTCAGTTTCTGGCGGAGGGTTTGATGAGctgttcagtttatttataaactgaatgctcttcgtggactacagctcagcctttaatacaatcatcccggacatcctcatcaccaaactggtcactcttggcctccctcctctcacatgtgcctggataaaagactttctcacaaaccgccccagactgtaagactcggccctcatctctcctccactgcacactgagcaccggctccccacagggctgtgtgctgagccccctcctgtattctctctacacccacgactgcagttcgacccacaacaacactctcatcatcaagtttgctgatgacaccacggtagtcggactcatctcgaagggagacgaggcagactacagagaggaagtcctgaagctggcagcatggtgttcagaaaacaacctggcactgaacactaagaaaaccaaagagctcattgttgacttcaggagacacagcactgacttagcccccctttacatcaacggggagtgtgtggagagggtccacaccttccggttccttggtgtcctcatctctgctgacatctcctggacagacaacatctcagcggtcgtcaagaaggcccaacagcggctgcacttcctgagagtcctcaggaagtacaagctgaactccaacctgctgctgaccttctaccgctcgtccattgagagcctgctaacctactgcatcgcggtatggtacggcagctgcaccaaggcggatagagtgaggcttcagagtgtggtcaagacagcacaaaagatcatcggctgccctctcccctccctgatggacatttattcctcccgctgcctcagcagagcagcaaacatcatcaaggacagctcccaccgtggtttcaacatgttcagcctgcttccctcagggaagcgctacaggtgcgtcagcacaaaaacccacagactcaaaaacagtttcttccccaaagccataaccaccTGCACTTgtgcactcacacatgcaccgataacgcagccccccccccccaattttttttctttttctttttcttcccacttcctctatggaccaccactgtgtacaactgtatagtgacaataaaggcattctattctattctaaacaaaaaaaactaataaaaacacctgttttattttgaccccccctcaaacaaaaaaaaacacacacacacacacacacacacacaaaaaaaatgcaggTATACAGAAGAAGCCCAGGTGTCCCAGTTTTCCGCTGGGACTTGAACTCAACTTAAATACACCTGTATTTAAGTTTTTGTAAGTGAGCGAGgggtagggctgggccatattatactgttcacggtaataccggtataatgttaggcaacgataacaaaaataaaacatcgcgatagaatatgggtaaaacgcgcatgcacagtgcctttgttttcatacgcacatggccgaaaaagcatggcggcaaCAGAGAATGAGAAGGacgaaagcggatcgttgatcattgaaacagatgaacaagaattggtttgtaaaaatggtgcaacttcagtgat encodes the following:
- the LOC116336478 gene encoding zinc finger protein OZF-like; translated protein: MSSVGGWRRVIGVRLDGAFEGIFTEFESKMEQCETEVEHQRRLLEIIRNPEIKLHRIDQRCICTKKEEEEEISIQEKNASLDPEDQKPSLIKEEQEELCISEKGEQLVLKQESDAFMVTPVCEGSAELLSCSVPESREQEGVNSGMPLKMEPKPKEVCNNADTDNGPYSCMTCGKVFGYSASFKLHMKSHTFERPYFCEKCGKTFRKSDKLLLHMRTHTGEKPYLCITCGKSFNDPSAFRRHRAIHTGEKRHSCVTCGKRFFHSNSFLCHMRTHTGERPYLCTTCGNRFINASKLKRHMRTHTDEKPHVCNTCGKRFIRLSRLRSHTRIHTGEKPYSCQICQKDFAYTSSLKVHMRVHTGEKPYVCEKCGESFSQAGSLTSHMRSHIGEKMSRNTCEEKI